DNA sequence from the Thermococcus gammatolerans EJ3 genome:
CCGGGAAGCGGTTCTCCACTGCTTTAGCCCAGGCCTCGAGACCGGGGTCGCCCTTGCCAACGATGATGAAGCGCATCTCCCTGAACGCTGGGTCGCCGGAGAGTATCTCTATGGCTCTGAGGAGCGTGTCAACACCCTTCTGCGCCCTGTCGAAGCGGCCGATGAACATGAAGGCCCTTCCGTCGCTCAAACCAAAGCGCCCGAGGACTTTCCTCCTCCTTTCATCCCTCGGTTTATCGGCGTTTTCGAGGAGGTGTTCACTCCAGAAGGAGCAGTCAATCCCATTGAAGACGTGCGTTACCTTGCCGTCAAAGTGCCTAAAGAAGTCCCACTCCTCCCAGAGGTAGCTCCTGCTGACGGTCGTTACGATATCGGCTATGTAGGCGGCGGTGTGCTCGGGGTCAAGATCCGGGTACGGGGCGAGCTCGCTCAGGTTGGCCTCGTGGAAGAGCCAGGCGGGAACCTTCGCCTTGTTGAGCCTGTGGACTGTGAAAACCGTCCTTAACCCGAAGTACTTCTTCAGGAGACCGAGGGCAAAGACGGTGTGCCAGTCATGGGCGTGAACCACGTCGGGCTTAAAAGTCCCTATAAGACGGTTGAGCAGACCTGCGGAGGCTTTGCCGAAGAGTACGGTTTTCCGGAGGAGGGTCTCCCAGGCTGGGTAGACGTCGGCGTCAAGAACATCTCCGGAGAGGGAATAGACTGTAACGCCGTTCTGCTCCCGTTTTCTGGCCGTTACCTCGACTCTTCTGCCCTCAAAGGAGAGTCCGAACGAGAGGGAAGGCTCGCCGAGGTTTTTTCCGTGATCGGGGGTAAGGACCACAACCTCGTTGCCAAGCTTAACTAAGCCTTCGGCTATGCTCGTCACGGCCTCCGCGAGCCCGCCGACTTTGACTGGAAGGTATTCAAAAGATAGGATGAGAACGCGCATAGGCATCACTCTAGGAGTATGAACTTCTCACCCTCGACGTCCTCGAAGTAGCTTCCTATTCCGCCGACCTTGAGTTCCTTTCCGTTGTGCCTGAATGTGACGTTCGCGGTTAGGGGGGTGTACTCGTAGTCGATTATCTCGCCGTCTATTGTCACAGGCTTTTTCGTGTCGATGATCCTGCCTACTATTTCAGCTTTTCTCGGCAGGCCAGCGAACTTGAGAAGGACTATAAGGGTTCTTATGTTGACGAGGGAGAGGGGTTTGGGCAGCTTTTCATAATTGGGGGGTTTTATGATCTCGCTGTTGTCGAAGTAGATGGTGTAGAACCAGTGCATGTAGTTCTGGATTATCCTTGGGCTCTTGGCCCAGAATGAGTAGAACTTCTCCTTTCTCGTGTCCCGCGGGAGGGCACCGAAAAAGAGGGCATAGTCTATGTCACCGATGATCCAGCTCGCCATGAGCCAGGGTGCCCCGCCACTCCTCGCGAGGATAATATTGTCGCCCTTAAGCCAGTCCGGAACCTCTCTAAAGTTGCTGATGATGACAAAGATGACGTCCTTGCGACCCTTTATCTCGTTTTTAAGAAGCTCGAGGAACTCCAGGGGAGTGTTGATTAAAACCTCGTGCTTTGCACTTCTGATGACGTATTCGGCCCTCTCAACGGTGTTGTCAAAGCCCTGAATCGTCCATATCTCCGGCAGCTCCTCCCCGTGAACCTCACGGTAGAGCTCGAGGAACGCCCCCTTGAGGGAATCTATGTCCCGAATTATCTCCTCCTTGATCTTTTCGAGTATAACCTCGGGATTGACGGGCTTGTAGAGCCTCGGCGTGCCCTGCATGACGTCGACGAATCCCTTTCTGTGGAGCGAGCTCAGCACGTCGTAGACCCTCGTGTGGGGGATTCCGCTCTCTTTCGTTATGTCGGTTGCCTTGCTCGGGCCGAGCTTGAGGAGCGTGATGTATGCAACGCTCTCGTATTTGGTCAGCCCAAGTCTCTGGAGCTTCTCAATTATCTCCTCTTCCCTCATTCCTTAACCCCCGACAAGTTTAAGTTCACTGAGGCCAGTTTATTCATCACCAGTGATACAAAGGTGGTTGATGTGTATAAAACTTTCGGGTTCGTTGAGGATCCGGTCTTCGGTAGGCTCGCGAGGGTTGAGTTTTCAATACCCTACCGGGGCGAGAGGTACGCCTACCTGCTCGGGAGCTTCAACGCCTTCAACGAGGGAAGTTTTAGGATGGAAAGGAGGGGAAGCCGCTGGTTCATTAGGGTTCTCCTTCCGGAGGGTGTCTGGAGGTACGCCTTCTCACTGGAGGGCCGGTTCGAGAGAGATCCCGAAAATGAGAATGTTGAAACCTACCGCAGGCCCTCTTACAAGTTCGAGAAAGAGGTCAGCGTAGCCGGAGTGATCGGCCCGGAGCCGGTCTATCACTCACCTTCCCTCCTCTATCTTTACACCTTCGGAGGAAGGGTTAACTTCGTCCTCAGAGCAAAGAAGGGCTACCTTGTCTCTTCGACTCTCATCCTCAAAGGAAAGGACATCGAAATGAGGAAACGGGCGAGCGATGAGCTCTTCGACTACTTTGGGGCAGAGGTCGGTAACCTTGAGGGTCCGGTTGAGTACTCCTTTCTGGGGGAGAGCAGTGAGGGGCCATTTGAGCTGGGGCCCTTCAGTGCCGTCCCTATTGCCTTGAAAGCGCCTGAATGGCCCCTTGAGAGGGTTTTTTATCAGGTGATGCCCGACCGTTTCGCTGGCAACTGCCTGCGTGACTCCGGGAATTTCTGTGGCGGTGACCTGTGGGGCCTGAAGGAAAGGCTGGATCACATCGCAGGGCTGGGCTTCAACGCCCTCTACCTGACCCCGATCTTTGAGTCAACCACCTATCACGGTTACGACGTAGTTGATTACTTCCACGTTTCCAGGAGGCTTGGTGGCGACGAGGCCTTTGATGAGCTCGTGAAGGAGCTGAGGAGAAGGGGAATCAAGCTGATACTCGACGGGGTTTTTCACCACACCAGCTTCTTCCATCCATACTTCCAGGACGTCGTTGAAAAAGGTGAGAGGAGCAGGTACGTCGGGTTTTACAGGATTCTCGGCTTTCCCGTTGTTTCAAAGCGTTTTCTGAGGGCGTTGGACTCAGGTCTTCTCCCTGGAGATACGAGGAGCGCTCCAATGGGGGCCGAATGGAACTACGAGAGCTTTTACTCCGTTTGGCTGATGCCCAGATTGAACTCCGATAGTGAGGAGGTCTTTGAGTTCGTCGTCAACGTCATGGGGTATTGGCTCAAGAAAGCCGATGGATGGAGGCTCGACGTTGCTCATGGCGTTCCCCCCGATTTCTGGGTCAGGGTAAGGGAGAGAATGCCATCATCGGCCTATCTGATCGGGGAGGTCATGGACGACGCGAGGCTCTACCTATTCAGGGGATTTCACGGGGTTATGAACTACGCTCTCTACGACGCGATTCTCAAGTTCTTTGCCTTTGGGGAGATAAGCGCCGAGGAGTTCCTGAACGAGCTGGAGCTCATCAGCGTCCGCTATGGGCCCGCTGAGTACTACGCCTACAACTTCCTTGACAACCACGACACGGAGCGCTTCCTCGACCTCGTTCATGATGAGAGGCTCTACCTCTGTGCCCTCGCCTTTCTGATGACGTACAAGGGCATCCCGGCGGTTTTCTACGGTGATGAGATCGGGCTGAGGGGCAGAAAGGGGGGAGGCCTCGACGCTGGAAGGACTCCAATGAAGTGGAGGGAAGAGAACTGGAACCGTGAAATACTGGAGACGACGAGGGAACTGATCCATCTCAGGAGAAACTCCAAGGCGCTCCAGTTTGGTACTTTCAGGCCCTTGCTCTTCAGGGGTAGAACCATAGTTTACGAGAGGGCCATCGACGGTGAGAGCCTGGTCGTTGCCATAAACTGTTCTGAGGTGCATGTTAAGGTTTCCCTCCCCGGAGGGAAGAGCCTCAACCTCCCGCCGCTGTCCTTCAGGATTGTCGATACCGGACGGTAATCGCAAGGTATATATATCACTGGCGATGATACCTTATTGCCAAAAGGCGGTGGGTGGTAAATATGAGAAAAGGACTCTTTACCCTGCTCTTGATTGGAGTTTTGCTCTTCGGAGTCGTGGCCAGCGGCTGCATTGGTGGAGGTGGAGGAGGAACAACCTCAAGCCCCTCAAAGACTTCTTCAAGCTCCACCTCACAGACGACCACTTCTCAGGCTCAGACCACAACCTCAATCTCCACAACCACTTCACAGACGACCACAACTGGAGCCACTGAAACGACAACCACAGCCACCACTACCACGACAACTACCACAACGACCACCACTTCCACTCAGGGTGAGAAGATCACCATAGTCCTCTGGCACGCGATGGGCCAGGCTGAGGCCCAGACATTCAAGGACCTCATCTCAGAGTTCGAGATCGAGCACCCGAACATCGACATACAGATGGAGTACAAGGCCAACCTCGAAACCGCCCTCAAGGCGGCAATTCCCGCCGGAAAGGGACCGGATCTCTTCATCTGGGCCCACGACTGGATCGGAAAGTTCGCCGAGGGCGGCCTCCTCAAGCCCATAGACGGCTATGTAACAGAGGACTTCACAAACAGCTTCATCCCGATCGCTCAAGATGCTTTTGAATACAAGGGGCACTACTACGGTGTTCCCTTCGCGGCCGAGACAGTTGCGCTGATATACAACAAGGACATGGTTCCAAACCCACCCCAGAACTTCGACGAGATGAAGACGATAATGGAGCAGCATTACGACCCGGACAACGGTAAGTACGGAATAGCCAGTCCAATTGATCCCTACTTCCTCTCCGCCTGGGCTCAGGCCTTCGGCGGCTACTACTTCGACGACAAGACCGAGACCCCGGGTGTAAACCTGACCGAGACCGTTGAGGGCTTCAGGTTCTTCTTTGACAACATCTGGCCCTACATGGCCCACACTACTGACTATAACGCCCAGGTTGATCTCTTCACGAGCGGAAACGCCCCGATGATGATCAACGGCCCGTGGATAATCTCAAAGGTCAAGGAGGCGGGAATAAACTTTGGTGTCGTCCCGCTCCCGCCGATCAACAAGGACGGAAAGACCTACTACCCGAGGCCCTACGCGGGCGTTAAGCTGATCTACGTTACTTCAAACGCTCCGGACGAGAAGATGCAGGCGATATGGGAGTTCCTCAAGTGGTTCTCCACCAGTGAGGACGTTGCCGTAACCCTCGCCTTCCAGAACGGTTACGTTCCCGTTCTCAACAGCGTCGCTAACGAGCCTGACATCACGAGCGATCCTGTGATAAGTGCCTACCTGCAGGCCCTCCAGCATGCATACCTCATGCCCAAGAGCACCAAGATGGCGGCCGTCTGGGGTCCTGTCGGCCAGGCTATCACGGACTACATCGGCGGCAAGAAGACTCTGGAGCAGGCCCTCAACGATGCCCAGAAGGAAATCCTGAAGGCCCTAAGCAGCTGATCTCTTCTTTTTAACTTTCTTGCGAGGTGAAAGGGATGAAAAAGAGCACAGTTGCGGCGTTGACGCTGATCCTCCCTGGCATGGCCGCTTTCCTCTTCTTCAACATATACCCGATACTCTATTCGATTTACATCGCGTTCACGAACGCCCAGATGGGAAACTTTCCGACTCACAATCCATCGGCACCGCC
Encoded proteins:
- a CDS encoding glycogen synthase; protein product: MRVLILSFEYLPVKVGGLAEAVTSIAEGLVKLGNEVVVLTPDHGKNLGEPSLSFGLSFEGRRVEVTARKREQNGVTVYSLSGDVLDADVYPAWETLLRKTVLFGKASAGLLNRLIGTFKPDVVHAHDWHTVFALGLLKKYFGLRTVFTVHRLNKAKVPAWLFHEANLSELAPYPDLDPEHTAAYIADIVTTVSRSYLWEEWDFFRHFDGKVTHVFNGIDCSFWSEHLLENADKPRDERRRKVLGRFGLSDGRAFMFIGRFDRAQKGVDTLLRAIEILSGDPAFREMRFIIVGKGDPGLEAWAKAVENRFPENVRVITDVLPRELVRELYGSVDFVVIPSYFEPFGLVQLEAMCLGAVPIASAVGGLKDTIIDLNADPENATGILVPPRDAFALARAMIKAKELDEGTLTRLRENARRRAREDFTWEKACRRYLLVYTGAVDKAMPFLL
- the trmBL1 gene encoding HTH-type sugar sensing transcriptional regulator TrmBL1, with the translated sequence MREEEIIEKLQRLGLTKYESVAYITLLKLGPSKATDITKESGIPHTRVYDVLSSLHRKGFVDVMQGTPRLYKPVNPEVILEKIKEEIIRDIDSLKGAFLELYREVHGEELPEIWTIQGFDNTVERAEYVIRSAKHEVLINTPLEFLELLKNEIKGRKDVIFVIISNFREVPDWLKGDNIILARSGGAPWLMASWIIGDIDYALFFGALPRDTRKEKFYSFWAKSPRIIQNYMHWFYTIYFDNSEIIKPPNYEKLPKPLSLVNIRTLIVLLKFAGLPRKAEIVGRIIDTKKPVTIDGEIIDYEYTPLTANVTFRHNGKELKVGGIGSYFEDVEGEKFILLE
- a CDS encoding glycoside hydrolase family 13 protein, with amino-acid sequence MYKTFGFVEDPVFGRLARVEFSIPYRGERYAYLLGSFNAFNEGSFRMERRGSRWFIRVLLPEGVWRYAFSLEGRFERDPENENVETYRRPSYKFEKEVSVAGVIGPEPVYHSPSLLYLYTFGGRVNFVLRAKKGYLVSSTLILKGKDIEMRKRASDELFDYFGAEVGNLEGPVEYSFLGESSEGPFELGPFSAVPIALKAPEWPLERVFYQVMPDRFAGNCLRDSGNFCGGDLWGLKERLDHIAGLGFNALYLTPIFESTTYHGYDVVDYFHVSRRLGGDEAFDELVKELRRRGIKLILDGVFHHTSFFHPYFQDVVEKGERSRYVGFYRILGFPVVSKRFLRALDSGLLPGDTRSAPMGAEWNYESFYSVWLMPRLNSDSEEVFEFVVNVMGYWLKKADGWRLDVAHGVPPDFWVRVRERMPSSAYLIGEVMDDARLYLFRGFHGVMNYALYDAILKFFAFGEISAEEFLNELELISVRYGPAEYYAYNFLDNHDTERFLDLVHDERLYLCALAFLMTYKGIPAVFYGDEIGLRGRKGGGLDAGRTPMKWREENWNREILETTRELIHLRRNSKALQFGTFRPLLFRGRTIVYERAIDGESLVVAINCSEVHVKVSLPGGKSLNLPPLSFRIVDTGR
- a CDS encoding extracellular solute-binding protein, with amino-acid sequence MRKGLFTLLLIGVLLFGVVASGCIGGGGGGTTSSPSKTSSSSTSQTTTSQAQTTTSISTTTSQTTTTGATETTTTATTTTTTTTTTTTSTQGEKITIVLWHAMGQAEAQTFKDLISEFEIEHPNIDIQMEYKANLETALKAAIPAGKGPDLFIWAHDWIGKFAEGGLLKPIDGYVTEDFTNSFIPIAQDAFEYKGHYYGVPFAAETVALIYNKDMVPNPPQNFDEMKTIMEQHYDPDNGKYGIASPIDPYFLSAWAQAFGGYYFDDKTETPGVNLTETVEGFRFFFDNIWPYMAHTTDYNAQVDLFTSGNAPMMINGPWIISKVKEAGINFGVVPLPPINKDGKTYYPRPYAGVKLIYVTSNAPDEKMQAIWEFLKWFSTSEDVAVTLAFQNGYVPVLNSVANEPDITSDPVISAYLQALQHAYLMPKSTKMAAVWGPVGQAITDYIGGKKTLEQALNDAQKEILKALSS